A region of Cataglyphis hispanica isolate Lineage 1 chromosome 8, ULB_Chis1_1.0, whole genome shotgun sequence DNA encodes the following proteins:
- the LOC126851708 gene encoding nuclear pore membrane glycoprotein 210 — MLLESRTFTRIVLFVGFVAVIRIARTSTAHKLNVPRVLLPVFNNFAVNFTLEVTDGGCYKWSTSRLDVIQLIPINENFDRTCSSAVLIQTITRELTRNTAIVLAEDINSGHFLRCDVIVDAIFSLNLITTTRELYIEDIPEAFEVRAYDEQGNEFTTLAGIEFLWAIGDTDKRILSDTKSTINVLRFMTYEESQYERPASVAALDSIGKRGHIVLIEGVRTGTAKVSVRLPHSEYKHVPFIELELIVIANLIIIPPEITIMAYDSFKYKIMHTRQGRLEEISLPSNQYYLEAESSDILEIDNDRDFAYGLKTGRTKVFLHDKNVREEYPVILPSATVNIHEVAYISLSVLPNRNWGLVLGHTHEIIVELYDNKDHKFHIGEGVEVSIKIDEQYIEPKSITQNGTYAVIVPITCGITVVEATLRGIIDKRGKRITFDPRPSTRAEFTIHTPVVIQPRILAIPWDLVNKSRFDIMLRANGGDGSYVWSSRQPSIVTVSQNGGIRILSAGTADVAVAMARNQYNRDTAKIYVLLPSRLKIIEYNMEAATGEPIHLHVALFGKLINGTDVKEIPFSDCKDVNFEVYIPDENFVRTYDKNVQPIGAACAVITVVNYRCIGTSDVTVAYNVKDDNAIDRLLMDNVTVSAYEPLVAIHPESKKTLLSVGSSRNVVFKGGPLPWTNKSQDYLREIHPSNEQIIELVEYEDSLNGPFDRAVFKVICKALGETALTYTVSNVPLLANCRRTHASETIVIVCGKPRYIYLRPDFMDNENCPISQNADKIIAHSEKPLRISVIVKDEDGKQFDNITSLNVEWNLKPSGSGVVEHPSGTIEEIWTDVNVILPKTHYQNIIFKKHYGSLTIFATVTGYQKLVLNRLKITPEWPPFPIENERGGVETPLIEASIETILVNDTIVSPDKLMILNDSSMKSYLQVSQGSGYYEFVLSSNEIANIRYMDATRTISVTPRRPGMLRMTLVDLCLPSKSAEVYLEVQQLATIEVEIVNKIEKGKCVTAALKLYDTNDHVVRLPSPDALDFRVEIDNKYIEIEQLPANEQVTAPYEQILYKIHGVLEGESQLTFIKKGDREIRSETITVQVFLPLRIQPRNLTILIGTIYQMQTIGGPLNAEIEYSTESGDILRVEPRNGILEGKSAGRTRVRVRAIGLDAKGNKVVVYSEDRAEIHVLHLEGVKISTPVNRVKVGAMFPLWAFGIPDYLTPLIIGSMQLPLSFAWSSSDPSLLTLHNMYEGTGINVRYQNQVSLRARAVSPGAATIHLNVTVPSNVLSGKNDITYTTFVKIEIFEELRLIDPTTASSPILMSPNSILQLQTNRDKHGTTTYEILSNAHSGIGFTEDVASRALTPGPRSTVTVDKNGITRAGENLGRDTIVTITNTEAYNLRQSLTVLVEVKPIHYMMLSLKSKLRIRNGEELNMLPKGMKLEYVVEYYDNVGNRFHAAEANVKATLNRADLASFTSGDSIVAAKFLENGELVVKVFNEKYPNVMFDYVHMMIGDVVFPTRTTLTVGDIICFSMPLLSSDGDPGYWQSSAPEVLLVDPITGIGRARNVGQAIIKHSLAMHVQSEIEVNILPISRVSIVPLRGRNITGTEIFSVPLVLKSKDEEIKENNVLARGLGGCRTLSSFTLNAFPYTCNVQFVSSTLSIDVRDLFLVKPRFDIVTGFYYCDIVSMASPTVAASILDSRIQISARSRDIESIALELVYLPPVYVDAKEIVFVSAQSGAPSTTIEVYGLPSVLQHLTIDVPDGIVVISQQYISKSTMQYKLRLMNNQDEIQGQRVFIANDLTKQNVSLHIRVSRHNHFIPMSGVQWVNYIYFHRYTLGTFAVIVITIFYVWKHRVTSIDLAIRNRTIFADRSPPMLKKTICGPCTTPTSTGRPSTSPLRPFSAFESPVYGDPRSFGTPYIRRRDI; from the exons ATGCTTCTCGAATCGAGAACATTTACGAGAATCGTGTTATTCGTTGGCTTTGTCGCCGTAATTCGTATCGCGAGAACTTCCACGGCACACAAACTGAATGTGCCTCGAGTTTTGTTACCTGTCTTCAACAACTTTGCGGTAAATTTCACGCTAGAGGTGACGGACGGTGGTTGCTATAAATg gtCAACCTCACGTTTGGATGTTATACAGTTGATTCCTATAAACGAGAATTTTGACAGAACATGTTCATCAGCAGTGCTAATTCAAACCATAACGAGAGAATTAACGAGGAACACCGCGATTGTTTTGGCAGAAGACATTAATTCCGGTCACTTTCTGCGATGCGACGTTATAGTGGATGCAATATTTTCCTTGAATCTCATTACCACTACGAGAGAATTGTACATCGAAGATATACCCGAAGCATTTGAGGTACGAGCGTACGACGAACAGGGAAACGAGTTTACGACTCTAGCAGGCATAGAATTTTTATGGGCTATTGGTGATACTGACAAACGTATATTATCTGATACTAAATCTACAATTAATGTATTACGCTTTATGACATATGAGGAGTCACAGTATGAAAGACCTGCTAGTGTAGCTGCATTAGATAGCATTGGCAAGAGAGGTCATATTGTTTTGATAGAAGGTGTTAGGACTGGCACTGCCAAAGTATCTGTCAGATTGCCACATTCTGAATACAAGCATGTTCCATTTATAGAACTAGAGTTGATTGTGATTGccaatttaatcataattccaccagaaataacaataatgGCTTACGACAGCttcaagtataaaataatgcacacTCGTCAAGGGCGCTTGGAGGAGATCAGTTTACCCTCGAACCAGTATTACCTGGAGGCCGAGAGTTCCGATATATTAGAAATCGATAACGACCGTGATTTTGCTTATGGTCTTAAAACGGGACGTACGAAGGTATTCTTGCACGATAAAAATGTCCGCGAGGAGTATCCAGTCATTTTACCTTCCGCTACAGTTAACATACATGAGGTGGcttacatttctctctctgttctACCAAACAGAAACTGGGGATTAGTATTGGGTCACACTCATGAAATCATTGTTGAATTATATGATAACAAAGATCACAAATTTCATATTGGAGAGGGCGTAGAAGTTTCCATAAAGATTGACGAACAATATATTGAACCAAAATCGATTACGCAAAATGGCACTTATGCCGTTATAGTACCAATCACTTGCGGAATAACAGTCGTGGAGGCAACGTTGCGAGGTATAATCGACAAACGTGGCAAAAGGATCACGTTCGACCCGCGACCATCTACTAGAGCCGAATTTACGATACATACGCCGGTCGTAATTCAACCTCGCATTTTAGCTATTCCATGGGACCTCGTTAATAAATCtag aTTCGATATAATGTTAAGGGCGAATGGGGGAGATGGCTCATATGTCTGGTCCAGCAGACAACCGTCGATAGTAACTGTCTCACAGAACGGCGGTATCAGAATTCTATCAGCGGGTACAGCGGATGTGGCTGTCGCGATGGCGAGGAATCAATACAATAGGGACACAGCGAAGATATACGTATTATTACCTTCGAGGCTGAAAATTATTGAGTATAACATGGAAGCGGCTACAGGAGAACCAATTCATCTGCATGTCGCGTTATTCGGGAAATTGATCAATGGTACCGATGTCAAAGAGATACCCTTCAGTGACTGCAAAGATGTTAATTTTGAAGTGTATATTCCAGATGAGAATTTTGTACGgacatatgataaaaatgtacaacCGATTGGTGCTGCGTGTGCCGTGATAACTGTTGTCAATTATCGTTGTATCGGAACGTCTGATGTGACTGTAGCTTACAACGTAAAAGACGATAATGCGATCGATCGTTTGCTAATGGACAACGTCACTGTATCGGCATACGAGCCGCTCGTAGCGATACATCCGGAGAGTAAGAAAACTTTACTTTCCGTGGGATCCTCGAGGAACGTGGTGTTTAAAGGCGGACCGCTGCCGTGGACGAACAAATCTCAAGATTATTTGCGAGAAATACATCCGTCAAACGAGCAGATTATTGAACTGGTGGAATATGAAGATTCTTTAAATGGACCATTTGACAGAGCTGTTTTCAAGGTAATTTGCAAGGCGTTAGGCGAAACGGCGTTAACGTATACGGTGTCGAACGTTCCTCTGCTTGCGAACTGTCGACGCACTCACGCATCGGAAACGATCGTGATTGTCTGCGGCAAGCCCAGATACATTTATCTGCGGCCAGACTTCATGGACAATGAAAATTGTCCGATCAGCCAGAATGCAGACAAGATAATCGCACACAGTGAAAAGCCTTTAAGAATTTCCGTGATTGTTAAGGATGAGGATGGCAAGCAATTTGACAATATCACGAGCTTAAACGTCGAGTGGAACCTGAAACCATCTGGTAGTGGTGTCGTGGAGCACCCTTCCGGCACGATAGAGGAGATTTGGACGGATGTGAATGTGATTCTGCCGAAAACTCACtatcagaatattattttcaagaagCATTACGGTAGTCTTACGATATTTGCAACTGTCACCGGCTATCAAAAACTCGTTCTTAATAGACTCAAAATCACGCCGGAATGGCCGCCGTTCCCCATCGAAAACGAGAGAGGCGGAGTGGAGACTCCGCTGATAGAGGCTTCCATAGAAACAATTTTAGTGAATGATACTATCGTTAGCCCCGACAAATTGATGATTCTGAATGATTCGAGTATGAAATCGTACTTGCAAGTCAGTCAAGGCTCTGGTTACTACGAATTCGTCCTCAGTTCAAACGAAATAGCGAACATTCGGTATATGGATGCGACGAGAACGATCAGCGTAACGCCGAGGAGACCAGGCATGCTTCGTATGACGCTAGTAGACCTCTGTCTACCTTCGAAATCGGCGGAAGTATACCTAGAAGTGCAACAGCTTGCGACAATTGAAGTCGaaattgtgaataaaattgagaaggGAAAGTGCGTGACAGCTGCGCTGAAGCTATATGATACTAACGACCACGTCGTGAGGCTGCCATCTCCCGACGCGCTGGATTTCCGTGTGGAGATCGACAACAAGTACATCGAGATCGAGCAATTGCCCGCTAATGAACAGGTTACTGCGCCCTACGAACAAATATTGTACAAGATTCACGGTGTATTGGAAGGTGAGAGTCAGCTGACCTTTATAAAGAAAGGCGACCGCGAAATACGGAGCGAAACGATTACTGTACAGGTGTTCCTGCCGCTGCGAATACAACCGAGAAATCTGACGATATTGATCGGCACCATTTATCAAATGCAAACCATTGGCGGTCCACTGAACGCTGAGATCGAATATTCGACAGAAAGCGGTGATATTCTGCGCGTCGAACCTCGCAATGGGATTCTCGAGGGCAAATCGGCAGGTCGGACGCGGGTTCGTGTTCGCGCCATCGGACTTGATGCCAAGGGCAACAAAGTGGTAGTCTACTCAGAAGATCGCGCCGAAATACATGTACTACATCTCGAGGGAGTGAAGATCTCGACTCCTGTGAACCGGGTAAAAGTGGGAGCGATGTTTCCCCTTTGGGCGTTCGGCATTCCCGATTATTTGACGCCGCTTATCATCGGCTCCATGCAGCTGCCGCTGAGCTTCGCCTGGTCGTCGAGCGATCCTAGTCTGCTTACTTTGCACAACATGTACGAGGGTACCGGCATCAACGTCCGATATCAGAATCAAGTATCGCTGAGGGCACGGGCTGTGAGTCCGGGCGCAGCGACGATCCATCTGAATGTCACCGTTCCGAGTAACGTACTGTCCGGCAAGAACGACATCACTTACACCACGTTTGTAAAGATCGAGATATTCGAGGAATTGCGTTTGATTGATCCAACAACGGCGAGTTCGCCGATATTAATGTCGCCGAATTCTATTCTGCAATTGCAAACAAATCGCGACAAGCATGGTACGACAACTTATGAGATTCTGTCAAACGCTCATTCTGGCATCGGATTCACGGAAGATGTTGCGTCGCGTGCCCTAACGCCCGGCCCGAGGTCCACGGTGACCGTGGACAAAAACGGGATTACAAGAGCTGGCGAGAATCTCGGTCGAGATACAATCGTTACCATTACGAATACGGAAGCATATAACTTGAGGCAATCATTGACAGTCCTCGTCGAGGTCAAGCCTATTCACTACATGATGCTTTCTTTGAAATCCAAGTTACGTATACGGAATGGCGAGGAGTTGAATATGTTACCGAAAGGAATGAAACTGGAGTACGTCGTCGAGTACTACGATAACGTAGGGAATAGATTCCACGCCGCCGAGGCCAATGTCAAGGCTACGTTGAATCGGGCCGATTTAGCATCATTCACGTCAGGCGATAGCATCGTCGCCGCAAAATTCCTTGAGAATGGCGAACTGGTCGTGAAAGTTTTCAACGAAAAGTATCCCAACGTAATGTTCGATTACGTTCACATGATGATCGGCGACGTTGTGTTCCCGACAAGGACGACTCTGACTGTCGGcgatataatatgtttttctatGCCGCTTCTCTCATCTGACGGGGATCCGGGATATTGGCAGTCATCTGCGCCTGAAGTATTATTGGTGGATCCTATTACCGGTATAGGTCGCGCCCGAAACGTTGGCCAGGCCATTATAAAGCACAGCCTCGCCATGCATGTGCAGAGTGAGATAGAAGTCAATATTCTACCAATATCACGG gtaTCTATCGTTCCTCTGAGAGGAAGGAATATCACTGGTACAGAAATTTTTAGCGTACCGCTTGTGCTGAAGAGTAAAGATGaagaaatcaaagaaaataatgtgttGGCGAGAGGTCTAGGTGGTTGCCGTACGTTATCATCATTCACACTGAACGCTTTTCCCTACACATGCAACGTGCAATTTGTCTCGTCAACTTTATCAATCGACGTACGGGATCTGTTTCTTGTGAAGCCACGCTTTGATATCGTGACAG gTTTTTATTACTGCGACATCGTATCGATGGCCTCTCCGACAGTAGCCGCTAGTATATTAGACAGTCGTATTCAAATCAGTGCCCGAAGCCGAGATATCGAATCGATCGCTTTAGAACTCGTCTATTTACCGCCTGTGTACGTCGATGCCAAAGAAATTGTATTCGTCTCCGCTCAGAGCGGCGCGCCATCGACGACGATCGAAGTGTATGGACTGCCATCGGTGTTACAGCATCTCAct attgatGTACCAGATGGTATAGTTGTCATCTCACAACAATATATCTCCAAATCTACAATGCAATATAAACTACGCTTAATGAATAATCAGGATGAGATT
- the LOC126851759 gene encoding putative transmembrane protein 183BP codes for MSTLRKKASKKSTTKKTDTLVGDVTIDDFANTLRIRARLKKSITNVSNEVKQEATIQEEKFTWDKIDEENLLQSNVTKIMSGTTRRNRRKLKCQEANDKEGGIDYPLDIWFIISEYIRPEAVGKFARICKSSCYVTTTAKFWFHLYKSYYKFVPNLPEHLQPQCMRLHGLRACVIRALHYSYFTSLLQREVDDMSYLRQEEPHSLVKRKCTLMWHKEGKIRWYFYFKLKEISKTCNKPLKQNIQQCDTKKTEFLEMLEDVAVNPEEGCKVLRVTCLKYSMLPPVIGLVLQTVSMNLMPGFREHRLQLGFGTSDVPSTLTNQVILRDVTEYRILDWWDPTYPHQDVNYTIELLTNDSWD; via the exons ATGTCCACTCTACGGAAAAAAGCGAGCAAAAAGTCAACGACAAAGAAAACTGACACTCTTGTAGGAG ATGTGACCATTGACGACTTTGCTAATACTTTACGAATCCGTGCGAGGCTCAAGAAATCTATTACAAATGTCTCCAATGAAG tgAAGCAAGAAGCAACGatacaagaagaaaaatttacatgGGACAAAATAGATGAAGAGAATTTATTGCAAAGTAATGTAACAAAAA tTATGTCTGGTACTACAAGAAGGAATAGGAGAAAGTTAAAATGTCAGGAGGCTAATGATAAAGAGGgag GGATTGATTATCCATTAGACATATGGTTTATTATCTCGGAATATATACGACCTGAAGCAGTAGGAAAATTTGCACGAATTTGCAAAAGTTCTTGTTATGTAACCACCACTGCAAAATTTtggtttcatttatataaatc atattacaaatttgtaCCAAATTTACCCGAGCATCTGCAGCCACAATGTATGAGATTACATGGATTAAGAGCTTGTGTTATCAGGGCATTACATTACAGTTATTTCACATCATTGTTACAACGAGAAGTAGATGATATGTCTTATTTACGACAAGAAGAACCACATTCTCttgtgaaaagaaaatgcaCTCTTATGTGGCATAAA GAAGGGAAAATACGatggtatttttattttaaactgaaGGAGATTTCCAAAACATGCAACAAACcattaaagcaaaatatacaACAATGTGATACTAAGAAAACCGAATTTCTCGAAATGCTGGAAGATGTGGCTGTTAATCCCGAAGAGGGTTGCAAAGTACTTAGG GTAACTTGCTTAAAATATAGTATGCTACCGCCTGTAATCGGATTAGTTTTGCAAACAGTATCTATGAATTTAATGCCCGGCTTTAGAGAACATCGACTTCAACTTGGATTCGGAACGTCGGATGTTCCTAGTACATTAACCAATCAAGTAATACTTCGCGATGTTACAGAGTACCGAATTTTAGATTGGTGGGATCCCACTTATCCTCATCAGGATGTGAATTACACAATCGAATTATTGACAAATGACTCTTGGGACTAG
- the LOC126851758 gene encoding conserved oligomeric Golgi complex subunit 2 encodes MSNNNVTLPKAPKDLCFSELDFIQENFDVDNFLQDHRKNGKLETMRDDLGIYLKLLRSAMIDLINRDYTDFVNLSSNLIGLDKAINDLQAPLGQLREEVMQVQQVLDDEIMAISTNLKDNLKIRERKQSLHSLQHVYKSLKKLSSILSMKTFMENPTKIDILEQAAIELNQLKFHKSRCKSDISVDQEKESIELENLYLNCLNELFLACIHEKNSNLAIRCLRIYLTLDKITNAEELVRHELVRPLIYNVINEENLQTDPLGLQSIYHRLLNILNVELKQLLDITLHPERISVKGFNFLINSFWTEVEEKIEQYIKSIFAPGDPVLFHKRYVATLEFLTKLEAECVTSEILMTLRNHPQYKGFLKKWNLPVYFQIRFQEIAGHVETVLVEPVSPDSIKGSLISLTQENFSLHATDVVWDNLLRIWAENIYLYQLFHKFWKLSLQICSRYQTWCQNAMKQVWPIINETNNSNDSEHSTRLNFLVYLYTDINKLINALPSFLQIVQSKIKNENVTISKLLEDSLSETSRNLANLLPLVTKEIVKELSDQCVTYLKQVSDIPRLFRRTKRDVPTKPCPYVKSAIIPLANFYVDYNKIIPETVILWLELTLSSLTESYLLFVTDVLTSVQKTEESLRRLKKIRDKSTGILPSESQGTSDDEKIRIQLRVDVDGYANMIKDLNISTTNIHHLQELIDAVEAAIKK; translated from the exons atgtctaACAATAATGTCACCTTGCCGAAAGCACCAAAGGATCTATGTTTCTCCGAGCTTGATTTCATACAG GAAAATTTTGATGTTGATAATTTTCTCCAAGATCATAGAAAAAATGGCAAACTGGAAACAATGCGTGATGATCTGGGCATATACTTGAAATTACTGAGATCTGCTatgattgatttaattaatagagatTACACGGATTTTGTGAATCTATCCAGTAATTTAATTGGACTTGATAAAGCCATAAATGACTTGCAAGCACCACTTGGGCAATTAAGAGAGGAAGTcatg CAAGTACAACAAGTTTTGGATGATGAAATCATGGCCATTTCAACCAATTTAAAGGACAATCTGAAGATAAGAGAACGTAAACAAAGTTTGCATAGTTTACAACATGTATACAAATCACTGAAGAAGCTTTCTTCTATATTGTCTATGAAAACATTCATGGAAAATCCTACAAAAATCGACATTTTGGAGCAAGCTGCAAttgaattaaatcaattaaaatttcacaaatctAGATGTAAATCGGACATTTCAGTTGATCAAGAGAAA GAAAGTATagaattggaaaatttgtatttaaattgtcTGAATGAGTTATTCTTAGCATGTATACATGAGAAGAATTCAAATTTGGCAATCCGATGCCTTAGAATTTATCTTACtcttgataaaataacaaatgctGAAGAATTGGTAAGACATGAACTTGTAAGGCCATTAATTTACAATGTGATTAATGAAGAGAACCTTCAAACTGATCCGCTTGGTCTGCAAAGTATTTATCACAGACTACTCAATATTCTAAACGTAGaactaaaacaattattagatattacacTACATCCTGAGag AATATCTGTGAaaggatttaattttctaataaacagCTTTTGGACTGAAGTTGAAGAAAAGATtgagcaatatataaaatccatttttGCTCCAGGAGATCcagtattatttcataaa agaTATGTAGCtacattagaatttttaacaaaattggaAGCGGAGTGTGTTAcatctgaaattttaatgacacTGAGGAATCATCCACAATATAAAGGTTTTCTTAAGAAATGGAATTTGCCAGTATACTTTCAAATTCGATTTCAAGAGATAGCTGGTCATGTGGAGACAGTATTAGTTGAGCCAGTGTCGCCAGATTCGATCAAAGGTAGTTTGATCTCATTGacacaagaaaatttttcacttcATGCGACTGATGTGGTTTGGGATAATCTGCTAAGAATTTgggcagaaaatatttatttgtatcaattatttcaCAA GTTCTGGAAACTCAGTCTTCAAATATGCTCGAGGTATCAAACTTGGTGTCAAAATGCAATGAAACAA gtatggccaataataaatgaaaccAACAATTCAAATGACTCGGAGCATTCCacaagattaaattttctagTATATCTGTACactgatataaataaactgaTAAATGCATTGCcatcttttttacaaatagtacagtcaaaaattaaaaatgagaatgttactatatcaaaattattagaag ATTCTCTGAGTGAAACATCAAGAAATCTAGCAAATTTGTTACCTTTAGTTACAAAAGAAATCGTGAAAGAGCTTTCAGATCAATGTGTAACATATTTGAAACAAGTTAGCGACATTCCCAGATTGTTTAGAAGGACAAAGCGAGACGTGCCAACCAAACCTTGTCCTTATGTAAAGAGTGCAATAATTCCTCTTGCTAATTTCTATGtagattataacaaaattattcctGAAACTGTTATTCTTTGGTTGGAATTAACTTTGTCTTCATTAACAGAaag ttatttattatttgttactgATGTGTTGACGTCTGTACAAAAGACTGAAGAAAGTttaagaagattaaaaaagattcgTGATAAATCTACTGGAATTCTACCTTCAGAATCACAGGGTACTAGCGATGACGAAAAAATACGTATACAACTTAGGGTAGATGTGGATGGTTACGCAAACATG atCAAAGATCTGAATATCTCCACTACCAACATACATCATCTGCAAGAATTAATAGACGCTGTAGAAGCAGCTATtaagaaataa